The Pseudomonas eucalypticola genome has a window encoding:
- a CDS encoding MFS transporter: MRLGWYSALTPKEKRTYWACFGGFTLDSMDSTIYALMMPVLMTVLALSKSDAGMLGSVSLIGSAIGGWGAGLLADRYGRVRVMQGTVLWVALFTCLAGLCSSFWEFLPVRFLQGIGYGGEAVVGAVLISEAIAPALRGRVAASVQSGYAVGYAISLTMMPVVFAWLPEAIAWRAFFAIGLLPAALIWFIRRLVPESEAFTRAAGTRQRVDLREIFGGEHRRVTLISTVLASGIFGGAYIMITWLPTYMRMVLNLPVASTSGYLAVNIIGSLLGPFIYGRISDGISRGKAFMLFLVCQACVVAVYTFAPINMAVTLGLGLLLGAFQGGLASGLPVAFAELYPTRIRANGAGFCTSFGRGFGSIMPAAVGFASTELGLPTAMGAFAITSYLIAFIAALCLPNATGADMTEEQPRRVQDGGDMPVVHPQR, from the coding sequence ATGCGACTAGGTTGGTATTCAGCGCTTACTCCGAAGGAAAAGCGCACCTACTGGGCCTGCTTCGGCGGCTTCACCCTCGACTCCATGGACTCCACCATCTACGCGCTGATGATGCCCGTGCTGATGACCGTGCTGGCCCTGAGCAAATCGGATGCCGGCATGCTCGGTTCAGTATCGTTGATCGGCAGTGCCATTGGCGGCTGGGGCGCGGGGCTGCTGGCCGACCGCTACGGCCGCGTCCGGGTGATGCAGGGAACGGTGCTCTGGGTGGCGCTGTTCACCTGCCTGGCGGGCCTGTGCAGCAGCTTCTGGGAGTTTCTGCCGGTGCGTTTCCTGCAGGGCATCGGCTACGGCGGCGAGGCGGTGGTCGGTGCGGTGTTGATCAGCGAGGCCATTGCCCCGGCCCTGCGTGGCCGGGTGGCTGCCTCGGTGCAGAGCGGGTACGCAGTGGGGTACGCCATCTCGCTGACCATGATGCCGGTGGTATTCGCCTGGTTACCCGAGGCCATCGCCTGGCGGGCGTTCTTCGCCATCGGCCTGCTACCGGCGGCGCTCATCTGGTTCATCCGCCGCCTGGTGCCAGAGTCGGAAGCCTTCACCCGCGCCGCCGGTACACGCCAGCGCGTCGACCTGCGCGAGATTTTCGGCGGTGAACATCGCCGGGTCACCCTCATCAGCACGGTGTTGGCCAGCGGCATTTTTGGCGGCGCCTACATCATGATCACCTGGCTACCCACGTACATGCGCATGGTGCTCAACCTTCCCGTGGCTTCTACCTCCGGTTACCTGGCGGTGAACATCATCGGCTCGCTGCTGGGCCCGTTCATCTATGGCCGCATCAGCGACGGCATCAGCCGCGGCAAAGCGTTCATGTTGTTCCTGGTGTGCCAGGCCTGTGTGGTGGCGGTGTATACGTTCGCGCCCATCAACATGGCCGTGACCCTGGGGCTGGGCTTGTTGCTGGGCGCCTTCCAGGGCGGGCTGGCGTCCGGGCTGCCAGTGGCGTTCGCCGAGTTGTACCCCACGCGTATCCGCGCTAATGGCGCAGGCTTTTGCACCAGCTTCGGCCGCGGGTTCGGTTCGATCATGCCGGCGGCGGTGGGGTTCGCCTCCACCGAACTCGGCCTGCCGACCGCCATGGGGGCGTTCGCCATTACCTCTTATCTGATCGCCTTCATCGCCGCCCTGTGCCTGCCCAATGCCACTGGCGCCGACATGACCGAGGAGCAGCCACGCAGGGTGCAGGACGGCGGCGATATGCCCGTCGTGCACCCGCAGCGCTGA
- a CDS encoding PAS domain-containing sensor histidine kinase: MSTDHPPLPDADALFEGAPCGLIVTTQDGTILRANQIFCTWIGRSQHALLGVRFQTLLTMGGRIFHQTHWAPLMQMQGSVAEVKLDLVHRDGHTVTMLLNGMRREHASGAFYEMALFGTTDRDRYERELLTARKRAEELLSEKTLAESALQQIKGELSIAYEKSQRRALFAEQMVAIASHDLKNPLTAIRMAADFLAQAERSPRETQLLAHISQSSDRAQRIIADLLDLALARVGHGIAIHPQPQPLHDVVSRSLSELRVAFPQATITHLAHGTGTAPLDADRIQQVIGNLVANSVAYGDLREPISVSSRIDAAAATIAVHNAGLGIPPSVLASLFEPMTRGSLKGDDVRSVGLGLFIVREIAIAHGGEVAVSSSDADGTTFTVTVPCAAS, encoded by the coding sequence GCGCCAATCAGATCTTCTGCACCTGGATCGGGCGCAGCCAGCACGCGTTGTTGGGCGTGCGCTTCCAGACCCTGCTGACCATGGGCGGGCGTATCTTCCATCAGACCCACTGGGCGCCCCTGATGCAGATGCAGGGCTCCGTGGCCGAGGTGAAGCTGGACCTGGTGCACCGCGATGGGCACACCGTGACGATGCTCCTCAACGGCATGCGGCGCGAACACGCCAGCGGTGCGTTCTACGAAATGGCCTTGTTCGGCACCACCGACCGCGACCGCTACGAACGCGAGTTGCTCACTGCTCGCAAGCGCGCCGAAGAACTGCTGTCGGAGAAAACGCTTGCCGAATCCGCGTTGCAGCAGATCAAGGGCGAACTCAGCATCGCCTACGAGAAATCCCAACGCCGTGCCCTGTTTGCCGAACAGATGGTGGCCATCGCCAGCCACGACCTGAAAAACCCGCTCACGGCCATCAGGATGGCGGCCGACTTTCTCGCCCAGGCCGAGCGCAGCCCGCGGGAAACCCAGTTGCTGGCCCACATCAGCCAGTCTTCGGACCGTGCCCAGCGGATCATCGCCGACCTGCTGGACCTGGCCCTGGCCAGGGTTGGCCACGGCATTGCGATTCATCCACAACCGCAGCCGTTGCATGACGTGGTCAGCCGCAGCCTCAGCGAGCTGCGGGTCGCCTTTCCCCAGGCCACCATCACCCATCTAGCCCACGGCACTGGCACGGCGCCGCTGGACGCCGACCGTATTCAGCAGGTCATCGGCAACCTGGTGGCCAACAGCGTGGCCTATGGAGACCTGCGGGAGCCCATCAGCGTCAGCTCGCGGATCGACGCCGCGGCGGCCACCATCGCCGTGCACAATGCCGGGCTCGGTATTCCTCCATCGGTGCTCGCCAGCCTGTTCGAACCCATGACCCGTGGCAGCCTCAAGGGCGACGATGTGCGCAGCGTCGGCCTGGGGCTGTTCATCGTGCGCGAAATCGCCATCGCCCACGGCGGCGAGGTAGCCGTGAGCTCCAGCGACGCTGATGGCACCACTTTTACCGTGACGGTGCCGTGCGCGGCGTCCTAG